The Impatiens glandulifera chromosome 3, dImpGla2.1, whole genome shotgun sequence genome contains a region encoding:
- the LOC124932962 gene encoding protein CLT1, chloroplastic, which translates to MLANSNRRLNSCTAGSSSAAYQVPLRRLPRSAVQIRILHRDVVNRRLRFSLQSVRRGAEVIPVADCCGSRERRGGAMWMAAAVGDCTSVSDLEEENRGGDATAEDENDDEALGSSSESAEVGRDQTTEVMIAAVVTIVLGVGNRVLYKLALVPLKQYPFFLAQLATFGYVLVYFSILYLRYKAGIVTNEMLSLPKAPYVAVGLFEALAAASGMAAGAMLPGAAITVLSQSFLVWQLLLSYLFLGRRYRFNQLLGCFLVAAGVIVTVASGSSAGSLIQGGTFWSLLMIVSFLLQAADTVLKEVIFLSAARQLKGGSVDLFVVNSHGSAFQALFICLLLPLLSNLWGIPFSQLPSYLKAGAGCFLNNGVANGCNGAPLLPLLFVVVNMGFNISLLHLLKISSAVYSCLASTISVPISVFLFTLPLPYLGVGSSLPPGFLAGALVLVLGMLIYTWTPSSTTGDTTLSEPCCT; encoded by the exons ATGCTGGCAAATAGTAACCGCCGGCTAAATTCATGCACCGCCGGCTCTTCGTCGGCGGCCTATCAAGTTCCTCTCCGGCGTCTACCTCGTTCCGCCGTTCAAATCCGTATACTTCATCGGGATGTAGTAAATCGGCGGTTGCGATTCTCCCTGCAATCAGTGAGGCGAGGGGCGGAGGTGATCCCGGTGGCTGATTGCTGCGGCAGTAGGGAGAGAAGAGGAGGAGCGATGTGGATGGCCGCCGCTGTTGGGGATTGTACATCGGTGAGCGATCTGGAGGAGGAGAATCGAGGAGGCGATGCGACGGCGGAGGATGAGAATGATGACGAGGCGTTGGGAAGTTCAAGTGAGTCCGCAGAAGTAGGGAGGGATCAGACGACTGAAGTGATGATTGCAGCTGTTGTAACAATAGTGCTAGGTGTAGGTAATCGGGTCCTGTATAAATTAGCATTGGTTCCTTTGAAGCAGTATCCCTTTTTCTTGGCTCAACTTGCTACCTTCGG ATATGTCCTTGTATACTTCTCTATCTTGTATCTTCGCTATAAGGCTGGCATTGTCACTAATGAAATGCTTTCCTTGCCAAAAGCTCCATATGTTGCTGTTGGTCTATTTGAAGCTCTTGCTGCTGCTTCTGGAATGGCAGCTGGAG CCATGCTTCCCGGTGCAGCAATCACTGTCTTGTCTCAG AGCTTTCTAGTTTGGCAACTTCTCCTGTCATATTTGTTCCTTGGGAGAAGATATCGATTCAATCAGTTGTTAGGATGCTTTCTGGTAGCTGCAGGCGTTATTGTAACAGTAGCAAG TGGATCTAGTGCAGGTTCTTTGATCCAAGGTGGCACCTTTTGGAGTCTCTTGATGATAGTTTCTTTTTTGCTTCAAGCTGCTGATACGGTGTTGAAG GAAGTAATCTTCTTGAGTGCTGCTCGGCAACTTAAA GGAGGATCAGTGGATCTATTTGTTGTGAATTCCCATGGATCTGCTTTTCAG GCACTTTTTATATGCCTCCTCCTACCACTTTTATCAAATCTGTGGGGAATCCCATTTAGTCAATTACCAAGCTATCTTAAAGCTGGCGCAGGCTGCTTTCTCAATAATGGCGTTGCAAATG GATGTAATGGTGCTCCTCTTCTGCCTTTGCTATTTGTCGTTGTAAACATGGGTTTCAACATATCCTTGTTGCATCTGCTCAAGATCTCTTCAGCAGTGTATTCTTGCCTTGCATCCACCATTTCAG TGCCGATCTCGGTGTTCCTCTTTACACTGCCATTGCCATACTTGGGGGTTGGTTCTTCCCTACCGCCAGGATTTCTGGCAGGTGCATTAGTCCTTGTCTTGGGTATGCTTATATATACTTGGACACCTTCTTCAACCACTGGCGATACTACTCTATCAGAACCATGTTGTACCTAG